Proteins encoded together in one Chryseobacterium sp. G0201 window:
- a CDS encoding glycosyltransferase family 4 protein gives MKNFELFLTETGISIFYVKIGLGFLFSFLITYFSVPTIIKISRRKNLMDEPGVRSSHMRKIPNLGGIAVFYSIGICTSIFAYELFDLYKFLFASLVILLYIGVMDDIVVMRAYKKLVAQIVVSALIVIGSDIRIRSLFGICGVYELSYFISILFSIITFIILINAFNLIDGIDGLAGSYSVICCLLFGVSYYRLGEYNYPLVVLSGVIIGAVLAFLYYNLSNYRTNKIFMGDTGSMLLGFLLAFTAICFIDIFIDKDLPKVPRYHLQSAPVIAVAILILPIVDTLNVIVIRLANKKSPFDADKNHIHHKLLKLDLTHRRSTFYIIVYYLFIVTVAYYLRHTNINLLLLIILGLGFLGAYLPDFIYVLRNNKK, from the coding sequence ATGAAGAATTTTGAATTGTTCTTAACCGAAACCGGAATTTCTATTTTCTACGTGAAGATAGGGTTAGGTTTTTTATTCTCTTTTTTAATCACCTATTTTTCAGTACCTACTATTATCAAGATCTCAAGAAGGAAGAACTTGATGGATGAGCCAGGCGTTAGAAGTTCTCACATGAGAAAAATACCGAATTTAGGAGGAATTGCTGTTTTCTATTCAATAGGAATATGTACTTCTATCTTTGCGTATGAGCTTTTTGATCTCTACAAATTTCTATTTGCGTCGCTGGTCATTCTTTTATATATCGGGGTAATGGATGATATTGTGGTGATGAGAGCATACAAAAAACTGGTTGCCCAGATCGTTGTTTCGGCACTTATTGTTATAGGCTCTGATATCCGAATAAGAAGTTTATTTGGGATATGCGGAGTTTATGAGCTTAGTTATTTCATAAGTATTTTATTCAGTATTATTACTTTTATTATCCTTATTAATGCTTTTAATTTGATAGATGGTATCGACGGTTTAGCTGGAAGTTATTCTGTAATATGCTGTCTTCTTTTCGGTGTAAGTTATTATAGATTAGGAGAATATAATTATCCGCTGGTGGTTCTTTCCGGTGTGATCATCGGAGCCGTTTTGGCGTTTTTATATTATAATTTATCAAATTACAGAACTAATAAAATCTTTATGGGAGACACGGGTTCCATGTTATTAGGATTCTTACTCGCATTCACTGCTATTTGTTTTATAGATATCTTTATAGATAAGGACCTTCCTAAAGTACCAAGGTATCATTTGCAGTCTGCTCCTGTAATTGCGGTCGCGATATTGATCCTTCCAATCGTGGATACCCTGAATGTAATTGTCATCCGACTTGCTAACAAAAAATCACCTTTCGATGCAGATAAAAATCATATACACCATAAATTATTAAAACTTGATCTTACCCACAGGAGATCCACTTTTTATATTATCGTATATTATCTTTTTATTGTAACCGTTGCGTATTATTTAAGACATACTAATATCAATTTATTATTATTAATCATTTTGGGCTTGGGCTTTTTGGGAGCGTATCTGCCTGATTTTATATATGTTTTAAGAAATAATAAAAAATAA
- a CDS encoding formimidoylglutamase: MNFEDFIISPRNFKTESWQIGNRITKDIKEDSIVLLFVSDYRGSNGDAEVQDFTAIRKEFYKLSQLDFEIPLVDLGDLVSGKSVQDSHYILQEVLSACHYKRAIPIIIGGSNDFAFSLFSALNFHKKNINYTQISNVISLKQGENINEHTFLSKMFGTKDFSIKNYHHLGYQKHLNEVDSVKLIKEVEFDIIRLAEMMNSTEKTEPFFRKTDLVTVNCDAIESFGEPFSMNPQVNGLNRREICAYMKEIGLSENLKSVGIFNYNIYSENQLNHQLLAQMIWYLIEGINIQHSHPKERHYEIFYVLIDDRQYAFKRDTFSNLWYFGDDENIENCIPCSRKDFDEAKKGWLNARLTKI; encoded by the coding sequence ATGAATTTTGAAGATTTTATCATTTCACCAAGAAATTTCAAAACCGAAAGCTGGCAGATCGGAAACCGAATCACGAAAGATATAAAGGAAGACAGTATTGTTCTTTTGTTTGTTTCGGATTATAGAGGTTCAAATGGTGATGCAGAAGTACAGGATTTTACAGCGATAAGAAAAGAATTTTATAAACTTTCACAACTTGATTTTGAAATCCCGTTGGTAGATTTGGGTGATTTGGTTTCAGGAAAATCTGTTCAGGATTCTCATTATATTTTGCAGGAGGTTTTGTCGGCTTGTCATTATAAAAGAGCGATTCCGATCATTATTGGAGGCTCAAATGACTTTGCTTTTTCGCTTTTTTCAGCTTTAAATTTTCATAAGAAAAATATTAATTATACGCAGATCAGCAATGTTATTTCCTTAAAACAAGGTGAAAATATTAACGAACATACTTTTTTAAGTAAAATGTTCGGAACAAAGGATTTTTCTATTAAAAATTATCATCATTTAGGATATCAAAAACATTTAAATGAAGTTGATTCTGTAAAATTGATCAAAGAAGTAGAGTTTGATATTATTCGTTTAGCCGAAATGATGAATTCTACCGAAAAAACAGAACCTTTTTTCAGGAAAACCGATCTTGTGACGGTAAATTGTGACGCGATTGAAAGTTTCGGTGAACCTTTTTCAATGAATCCACAGGTGAATGGGCTGAACCGAAGAGAAATTTGCGCTTATATGAAGGAAATCGGCTTGAGCGAAAATCTGAAATCAGTCGGAATTTTTAATTATAATATTTACTCCGAAAATCAATTAAATCATCAGCTTTTAGCACAGATGATCTGGTATCTGATTGAAGGAATTAATATACAACACTCGCATCCGAAGGAAAGACATTACGAAATATTTTATGTTTTGATTGATGACAGACAATATGCTTTCAAACGGGATACTTTCAGTAATTTGTGGTATTTTGGTGATGATGAAAATATAGAAAACTGCATTCCATGCTCAAGAAAAGATTTTGATGAAGCCAAAAAAGGCTGGCTGAATGCAAGACTGACGAAAATATAA
- a CDS encoding alpha/beta hydrolase family protein, which translates to MKTINKLTVLKNILSTKEFCKNFLLVLFLFSTINHLSAIPPNFTTKNIKFLSEGDSLAGKIFKPDHISAAVVIVHGSGQEKRMTEFATLLAKNGIAVLTYDKRGVGESTGVYAGPEVGTNNVDASNLNLLSLDASAAVNILSTYLSNNKIPIGLIGGSQAGWIIPLAAEKNKKVKFMTIFSGALITVKEQLRFQFYTNGNSNFWDTHTEEDARKHTMTDPDKYQFIDTDPMDILSKLSIPGIWIFGGKDIQVPVNLSIEHLKILKSKGKRYEYKLFPTLGHNTAFSKNEEPMKEAIEWMKNISKKVVDL; encoded by the coding sequence ATGAAAACTATAAACAAATTGACTGTTTTAAAAAACATCCTAAGCACAAAAGAATTTTGCAAGAATTTTCTTCTGGTATTGTTTCTTTTTAGTACTATTAATCACTTATCAGCAATTCCGCCAAACTTTACAACTAAGAATATAAAATTCCTGAGTGAAGGAGATTCGCTTGCAGGAAAAATTTTTAAACCGGATCATATTTCCGCAGCTGTTGTAATTGTTCATGGATCCGGACAGGAAAAAAGGATGACAGAATTTGCAACACTGTTAGCTAAAAATGGCATTGCTGTTTTGACTTATGACAAACGTGGTGTCGGAGAATCTACCGGTGTATATGCCGGACCTGAAGTAGGAACCAATAATGTAGACGCTTCAAACCTTAATCTTTTATCTCTGGATGCGAGTGCTGCCGTGAATATATTGTCTACATATTTATCAAACAATAAAATACCAATAGGTTTAATTGGTGGAAGCCAAGCTGGATGGATCATTCCTTTGGCTGCAGAGAAAAACAAGAAAGTCAAATTTATGACTATATTTAGTGGTGCATTGATAACGGTAAAAGAACAACTTAGATTTCAGTTTTACACAAACGGAAATTCGAATTTCTGGGATACCCATACAGAAGAAGATGCCCGTAAACACACCATGACCGATCCCGATAAATACCAGTTTATAGATACAGACCCTATGGATATCCTTTCTAAATTATCAATTCCAGGAATATGGATTTTTGGAGGTAAAGATATTCAGGTACCCGTGAATCTATCCATTGAACATCTTAAAATATTAAAGTCTAAAGGTAAACGATATGAATATAAATTATTTCCAACATTAGGACATAATACTGCGTTCTCAAAAAATGAAGAGCCTATGAAAGAGGCTATTGAATGGATGAAAAATATATCAAAAAAAGTCGTTGATTTGTAA
- a CDS encoding glycosyltransferase family 2 protein: MIKLVPQKVSIIVPVYNVENYLAKCLDSLVNQTLQNIEVLVINDGSNDNSEAIIQQYAEKYPEKIKPFSKENGGLSDARNFGLERATGDFIGFVDSDDYVTETMFEEMLNLAEKHQSKMVICNIQKVDQHGNVTQKLTQIPNMPENINLENNFSVFSDLSYFACNKLFKKELFDQKRFKKGVHFEDIQLIPQLLLECENIAQTQKFHYQYLERTDSITKTHTEKGLDILKAVEDVEAVFKKSQYAQKKAELKNFQIFEGVYSFLAYLAFVKSDDVFYDMANKLELFMKDRDIKIKDILKYSRFDKNYLLSLPLKKKIFYLLFFAGQKKLIRKLM; encoded by the coding sequence ATGATAAAACTTGTTCCCCAAAAAGTTTCCATAATTGTTCCTGTTTATAATGTCGAAAATTACCTGGCAAAATGCCTTGATTCTTTAGTTAATCAAACGCTTCAAAATATTGAGGTTTTGGTTATAAATGACGGAAGTAATGATAATTCTGAGGCAATTATTCAACAATACGCTGAAAAATATCCCGAAAAAATAAAACCTTTTTCCAAAGAAAACGGCGGACTGAGTGATGCCCGAAATTTTGGACTAGAACGAGCAACAGGCGACTTTATCGGTTTCGTAGACAGTGATGATTACGTTACGGAAACGATGTTCGAAGAAATGCTGAATCTTGCAGAAAAGCATCAGTCGAAAATGGTGATTTGTAATATTCAAAAAGTGGATCAGCACGGAAATGTGACTCAAAAACTGACACAAATCCCCAATATGCCGGAAAATATTAATCTTGAAAACAATTTTTCGGTTTTCTCTGATCTAAGTTATTTTGCGTGTAACAAATTATTCAAAAAAGAACTTTTTGATCAGAAAAGATTTAAAAAAGGTGTTCATTTTGAAGATATTCAGCTTATTCCGCAGCTTTTATTAGAGTGCGAAAATATAGCGCAGACTCAAAAATTTCATTATCAGTATCTGGAACGTACGGATTCTATTACTAAAACTCATACTGAAAAAGGACTTGATATTCTGAAAGCAGTGGAAGATGTTGAAGCTGTTTTTAAGAAATCTCAATACGCTCAAAAGAAGGCGGAATTAAAAAACTTTCAAATTTTTGAGGGAGTTTATTCCTTTTTAGCATATCTCGCTTTTGTGAAAAGTGATGATGTTTTTTACGATATGGCCAATAAATTAGAGCTTTTCATGAAAGATAGGGATATAAAAATAAAAGATATATTAAAGTATAGTCGTTTTGATAAAAATTATCTTTTATCTTTGCCACTGAAAAAAAAGATTTTTTATCTATTGTTTTTTGCAGGACAGAAAAAATTGATAAGAAAATTAATGTAA
- a CDS encoding glycoside hydrolase family protein: protein MSTPKNFTRKDFLQTSALGIAAIVLGSSFTDLLSSEEKPYFNLKPIGRQFSLEGYYIWCSSPIWGEDGKVHLFYSRWKKEKGMGGWLNGSEICRAEADSPFDEFQHKQVILTPRGGEFWDATTCHNPLIKKVDNHYYLFFMGNSNGKTNTKRIGLATSKSLDGDWIRPEQPLLLPGKEGSWDDHCTTNPAFVKGNDGKYWLFYKSWNTQEYETQKGPVRGNRKYGLAKADFPMGPYEKVSANPVIDFSSLPNNAQLEDAFVWEQNGKYHMVARDMGFYNHEYGLHLTTKDGLHWTKPEIAYLEMKHYIQEPTPPKNLNRFGRLERPMILFDKDGKTPKFLVGATQGGKFETSTTFIFEILKS from the coding sequence ATGAGCACACCCAAGAACTTCACCCGAAAAGACTTTTTACAAACTTCAGCTTTAGGAATTGCGGCTATTGTTTTAGGTTCTTCATTTACAGATTTATTGTCTTCAGAAGAAAAACCATATTTCAATTTAAAACCAATCGGGCGACAGTTTTCGTTGGAAGGTTACTACATTTGGTGCAGTTCCCCAATTTGGGGTGAAGACGGAAAAGTTCATCTTTTTTATTCTCGATGGAAAAAAGAAAAAGGAATGGGCGGTTGGCTCAATGGTTCTGAAATTTGTCGGGCAGAAGCAGATTCTCCTTTTGATGAATTTCAGCATAAACAAGTTATTTTAACTCCGAGAGGTGGCGAATTTTGGGATGCAACAACCTGTCACAATCCTTTAATTAAGAAAGTAGATAATCACTATTACTTATTTTTCATGGGAAATTCCAACGGAAAAACAAATACAAAAAGAATTGGGTTGGCGACTTCAAAAAGCCTTGATGGAGATTGGATCAGACCAGAACAACCTCTACTTCTTCCCGGAAAAGAAGGTTCTTGGGACGATCACTGTACCACAAATCCTGCTTTTGTAAAAGGAAACGACGGCAAATATTGGCTGTTTTATAAATCCTGGAACACCCAAGAATATGAAACTCAAAAAGGGCCTGTCCGAGGAAACCGAAAATATGGATTGGCAAAAGCCGATTTTCCGATGGGACCTTACGAAAAAGTGTCTGCAAATCCGGTCATTGATTTTTCATCGTTGCCCAACAATGCTCAATTAGAAGATGCTTTTGTCTGGGAACAAAACGGGAAATATCACATGGTAGCAAGAGATATGGGATTTTACAATCATGAATATGGATTACATTTAACCACAAAAGACGGACTTCATTGGACGAAACCGGAAATTGCTTATCTTGAAATGAAACATTACATTCAGGAACCGACTCCTCCGAAAAATTTAAACCGATTTGGAAGATTAGAGCGTCCAATGATTTTATTCGATAAAGATGGAAAAACACCTAAATTTTTAGTCGGTGCAACACAAGGTGGAAAATTTGAAACTTCTACGACTTTTATTTTTGAGATTTTAAAATCTTAA
- a CDS encoding T9SS type A sorting domain-containing protein, whose translation MYKLLSFLGLFISLHIFAQENLLDTSYGQSGGYTDFAFYNGSQMSGGLQIHSTAKLPDGRVLAVGVNFIARFTSNGLLDTTFNGTGYKLFSQSGNYLHIKPAGDGNYIIMDMGYGGKVQKIDINGNFISDFTIFNQSASYADIEIDQSGRIYLLKYTTTNAGSDYSLVRLLPNGVIDATFGNSGILALGFTYRYRRVEVNSNNEIFMAGQKIVAVSDQRIVVTKLQSDGSFDTSFGTGGTFLYSFGQNVDSSAQLMFLDNGKILGLTSGSICNGNNCFGLITYRLNANGTLDTTFKNTGISVIPVHSDSTPKKIVRLPDNTFMISGTGWYNTYALKMDENGDLDNSFGLNGKIITPQMLNKSVYNEGFELYGNSIVLFGIYSIAYGGQTRYVGTARKYFFNESYLGASEATSRNLKIYPNPVKHFLYFTTNEKVTGYDITDLNGRNIIHSKSKPSDNRINVEVLLSGFYIINIMVGQKIITTKFIKQ comes from the coding sequence ATGTATAAACTTCTTTCCTTTTTAGGGCTTTTCATTTCGTTACACATTTTTGCTCAGGAAAATCTATTGGATACTTCTTACGGTCAGAGTGGAGGATATACTGATTTCGCGTTTTATAATGGCAGTCAGATGTCTGGAGGGTTACAGATACACTCAACAGCAAAGCTTCCCGATGGAAGAGTCTTGGCGGTTGGGGTCAATTTCATTGCCCGATTTACCTCTAATGGCTTATTGGATACAACTTTTAACGGAACTGGCTATAAGCTGTTTTCTCAATCAGGAAACTACTTACATATAAAACCGGCAGGAGACGGAAATTATATTATAATGGATATGGGGTATGGTGGGAAAGTTCAAAAAATTGATATCAATGGAAATTTCATCAGCGACTTTACTATTTTTAATCAATCTGCATCATATGCTGATATAGAAATTGACCAGAGTGGAAGAATTTATCTCTTAAAATATACAACTACTAATGCTGGTTCAGATTATAGCCTTGTACGTCTTTTACCCAATGGAGTCATTGATGCTACTTTTGGAAACAGCGGGATACTTGCCTTAGGTTTTACTTATCGATATAGAAGAGTGGAAGTAAATAGTAATAACGAAATTTTTATGGCTGGTCAGAAAATCGTTGCGGTTAGCGATCAAAGAATAGTGGTTACAAAACTTCAATCTGATGGAAGTTTTGACACCTCTTTTGGAACCGGAGGGACTTTTCTATACTCATTTGGTCAGAATGTAGATAGCAGTGCTCAGCTGATGTTTCTGGATAATGGAAAAATATTAGGCTTAACTTCTGGAAGCATTTGTAATGGTAATAATTGTTTTGGTCTTATTACATATCGTTTAAATGCAAACGGAACTTTGGACACCACGTTTAAAAATACAGGTATAAGCGTTATTCCTGTTCATTCAGACTCAACTCCTAAAAAAATAGTGCGTCTTCCTGATAATACATTTATGATTTCTGGAACTGGTTGGTACAATACATATGCTTTGAAGATGGATGAGAATGGTGATTTGGATAATTCTTTTGGATTGAACGGTAAAATTATTACCCCGCAAATGCTTAATAAGAGTGTATACAATGAAGGGTTTGAACTATATGGGAACTCAATCGTATTATTTGGAATTTATTCCATAGCGTATGGTGGGCAAACTCGTTATGTAGGCACAGCGCGTAAGTATTTTTTTAATGAAAGTTATTTGGGAGCTTCTGAAGCGACTTCAAGAAATCTGAAAATTTATCCGAATCCGGTTAAACATTTCTTATATTTTACAACAAATGAAAAAGTAACGGGATATGACATTACTGACTTGAATGGGAGAAATATAATACATTCAAAATCTAAACCTTCAGATAATAGAATTAATGTAGAAGTTTTGTTATCAGGTTTTTATATTATTAATATCATGGTAGGGCAAAAAATAATTACAACTAAATTTATAAAGCAATAA
- the topA gene encoding type I DNA topoisomerase, with product MSKNLVIVESPAKAKTIQKYLGKDFEVKSSFGHIRDLPKKGMGIDLETFNPDYEVSADKKKLVTELKSAVKKAEMVWLASDEDREGEAIAWHLADELKLKPENRKRIVFHEITKNAILKAIENPRDIDQNLVNAQQARRILDRIVGFEMSPVLWKKVKPGLSAGRVQSVAVRLIVEREKEIREFKPKASFKLDGIFVNKTEQDIAAKLKKDFEKEEDAEKFLEQARTTEFKVLNVETKPGMRSASAPFTTSTLQQEASSRLGYNVTNTMRIAQRLYEEGYITYMRTDSVNLSQEAIEGAKKQITTEYGAEYSSPRNYTTKSASAQEAHEAIRPTDFSVKSIGDAQLSKLYQLIYRRTLASQMANAKIEKTVIEIGNAKLPQHFEAQGEVIIFDGFLKAYGIVKAEDDDDESNDKLLPKVTVGEVLNYKTITATEKYTRPSARYTEAGLIKKLEELGIGRPSTYAPTIQTIQNREYVDKREIEPQMREVVKISLANDEIKKAVLDEKFGGDKNKFVPTDIGEVVSDFLTDNFKEILDYGFTARVEESFDEIANGAQKWKEMMTDFYSKFHPRIADVEENADRANGERLLGVDPKTGKNVHARIGRFGAMIQIGETEDEEKPTFASLMTGQNVATITFEEAMELFKLPFELNSFEDQPVSVGVGRFGPYVKWGETYISIPKGEDPLSVNQERAEEIIKEKKIADAPIATYKGEGVTKGTGRFGPFIKYKSIFVNVPKKYDFDNLSQSDINELIDAKLEKEANRYIQQWEKEKISVENGRWGPFVKFGKAMFKIPKKSDDTKYEADELKDISLDEVKKWITDQDPKAFAEKKKPAAKKATTKTTAAKKTTTAKKAVAKKPAAKK from the coding sequence ATGTCGAAAAATTTAGTAATTGTAGAGTCTCCGGCGAAAGCAAAAACTATTCAGAAATATTTAGGGAAAGATTTCGAAGTAAAATCCAGCTTTGGACACATTAGGGATTTGCCTAAAAAAGGGATGGGTATCGATCTTGAGACCTTCAATCCGGATTATGAAGTTTCGGCAGATAAAAAGAAACTGGTAACAGAATTAAAGTCCGCAGTGAAGAAAGCCGAAATGGTTTGGCTGGCTTCCGATGAGGACCGCGAGGGTGAGGCTATTGCATGGCATTTAGCAGATGAATTAAAACTGAAACCGGAAAACAGAAAAAGAATCGTTTTTCACGAGATTACGAAAAACGCTATTCTAAAAGCAATCGAAAACCCAAGAGATATAGACCAGAATTTGGTAAATGCTCAGCAGGCAAGAAGAATTTTAGACAGAATTGTAGGTTTTGAAATGTCTCCGGTACTTTGGAAAAAAGTAAAACCGGGATTATCTGCAGGAAGAGTTCAGTCAGTTGCTGTAAGATTAATTGTTGAAAGAGAAAAAGAGATCCGTGAGTTTAAGCCTAAAGCTAGTTTTAAGCTAGATGGAATCTTCGTAAATAAAACAGAGCAGGATATCGCTGCTAAACTTAAAAAAGACTTCGAAAAAGAAGAAGACGCCGAAAAATTCCTTGAGCAGGCTAGAACAACAGAGTTTAAAGTTCTGAATGTTGAAACCAAGCCGGGAATGCGTTCTGCATCTGCACCTTTTACGACATCTACGTTACAGCAGGAAGCATCTTCAAGATTAGGATATAACGTAACCAACACAATGCGTATTGCACAAAGACTTTACGAAGAAGGTTATATTACTTATATGAGAACGGATTCAGTAAACCTTTCTCAGGAAGCTATTGAAGGTGCAAAAAAACAAATTACAACTGAATACGGAGCAGAATATTCTTCTCCAAGAAATTATACAACAAAATCTGCTTCTGCACAGGAAGCTCACGAGGCGATTCGTCCGACTGATTTTTCGGTAAAAAGTATTGGTGATGCTCAATTGAGTAAATTGTATCAATTAATTTACAGAAGAACACTGGCTTCTCAGATGGCAAATGCTAAAATTGAGAAGACCGTTATCGAGATCGGAAACGCAAAATTACCACAGCATTTTGAAGCTCAGGGAGAGGTTATCATTTTTGATGGTTTCTTAAAAGCTTACGGAATCGTTAAAGCTGAAGATGATGATGACGAAAGCAACGATAAATTACTTCCGAAAGTTACTGTTGGTGAAGTTTTAAACTACAAAACAATCACTGCTACCGAAAAGTATACAAGACCAAGTGCAAGATATACAGAAGCCGGATTGATCAAGAAACTGGAAGAATTAGGAATTGGCCGTCCGTCAACGTATGCGCCGACCATCCAAACCATCCAGAATCGTGAGTATGTAGATAAAAGAGAAATCGAGCCGCAAATGAGAGAAGTGGTAAAGATTTCTTTAGCTAATGATGAAATTAAAAAAGCAGTTCTTGACGAGAAATTCGGTGGGGATAAAAATAAATTTGTTCCTACAGATATTGGTGAAGTTGTAAGTGATTTCCTTACAGATAATTTCAAGGAGATCCTAGATTACGGTTTCACGGCAAGAGTAGAAGAGAGTTTTGACGAAATTGCAAATGGAGCACAGAAATGGAAAGAAATGATGACCGATTTCTATTCTAAATTCCATCCTAGAATTGCAGATGTCGAAGAAAATGCAGACCGTGCCAACGGAGAACGTCTTTTAGGTGTAGATCCTAAAACTGGTAAGAATGTTCATGCAAGAATCGGAAGATTTGGAGCAATGATCCAGATCGGAGAGACTGAAGATGAAGAAAAACCGACTTTTGCATCATTAATGACAGGTCAGAACGTTGCAACCATTACTTTTGAAGAAGCGATGGAATTATTCAAATTACCTTTTGAATTAAATAGTTTCGAAGATCAGCCAGTTTCAGTTGGGGTTGGTAGATTTGGTCCTTATGTAAAATGGGGCGAAACGTACATCAGTATCCCGAAAGGTGAAGATCCTTTGTCTGTCAATCAGGAAAGAGCGGAAGAGATTATTAAAGAAAAGAAAATAGCAGACGCGCCAATCGCAACATATAAAGGTGAAGGTGTGACAAAAGGAACGGGAAGATTCGGACCTTTCATCAAATATAAAAGCATTTTCGTAAATGTTCCTAAGAAATATGATTTCGACAATCTTTCGCAAAGCGATATCAATGAATTAATTGATGCTAAACTGGAGAAAGAAGCTAACAGATACATTCAACAGTGGGAAAAAGAGAAAATCTCTGTTGAAAACGGAAGATGGGGGCCATTCGTAAAATTCGGAAAAGCAATGTTCAAAATTCCGAAGAAAAGCGATGACACCAAATATGAAGCTGATGAGCTGAAAGATATTTCTTTAGATGAGGTTAAAAAATGGATCACAGATCAGGATCCTAAAGCTTTTGCCGAGAAAAAGAAACCTGCTGCTAAGAAAGCCACTACAAAAACTACAGCCGCGAAAAAGACGACAACAGCGAAGAAAGCAGTTGCTAAAAAACCGGCAGCAAAAAAATAA